Proteins encoded in a region of the Methanobrevibacter millerae genome:
- a CDS encoding MarR family winged helix-turn-helix transcriptional regulator, which yields MLSELDINITQLHILFEVAGDSTLNQEKIASRCNTNKGAIARSIKKLEDNGFIERTIDENNRRQNIISMTEKGEMTFNKSKDILKEFEDILFENQQEKENLQIILKNLAIKMTSLNEERFDKK from the coding sequence ATGCTCAGTGAACTTGACATTAATATCACACAACTTCATATTCTCTTTGAAGTTGCAGGGGATTCAACATTGAATCAGGAAAAGATTGCCTCAAGATGCAATACAAACAAGGGAGCCATTGCAAGATCTATTAAAAAGTTGGAAGACAACGGTTTTATCGAACGTACAATTGATGAAAACAACAGAAGACAAAATATTATTTCAATGACTGAAAAGGGCGAAATGACTTTTAACAAATCAAAGGATATCCTGAAGGAGTTTGAAGATATTCTTTTTGAAAATCAACAGGAAAAGGAAAATTTACAGATTATATTAAAAAATTTAGCTATTAAAATGACATCATTAAATGAAGAAAGGTTTGATAAAAAATGA
- a CDS encoding glycosyltransferase produces the protein MKVSVILCVYDEERFIDKAISSILNQSLDDFELIVVNDGSTDSTLDIINSYDDDRIRLIDQKNIGLGASRNKAMKLARGEYVAFLDGDDWFCSDALEIAYSEAKSKDTDITIFQIKYFDDETGQFSDNDWFKLNSFDESFDDRVFTPDECRDFLFDLSVNACQKIYRNEFLRNSSAKFVEGIFFEDMPFFFEIFLKAKRISIIRKHLYYHRKHSKSITDIIDCDYLDTVPAGQELMRRFIDNGFYDDYKFDLLAYKINGPRFALSQIVDKCKEPLFNLIREDYLKIRDSKYYDDFLNELGPVKKKFFLDVIRSKSYDEFISIDD, from the coding sequence ATGAAGGTTTCAGTAATTTTATGTGTATATGATGAGGAAAGGTTCATTGACAAGGCGATTAGTAGTATTTTGAATCAAAGCCTTGATGATTTTGAGCTTATTGTCGTTAATGACGGGTCTACAGATTCCACTTTGGATATAATTAACTCATATGATGATGACCGCATCAGATTGATTGACCAGAAAAACATTGGACTTGGAGCATCCAGAAACAAGGCAATGAAATTGGCCAGAGGCGAATATGTTGCATTTCTCGATGGTGATGACTGGTTTTGCAGTGATGCCCTTGAAATCGCTTATAGCGAGGCAAAATCCAAGGATACAGACATTACAATATTTCAAATCAAGTACTTTGATGATGAAACGGGACAGTTTTCTGACAATGACTGGTTTAAATTGAACTCCTTTGACGAGTCATTTGACGATAGGGTATTCACTCCTGATGAATGCCGCGATTTTCTCTTTGATTTGTCAGTCAATGCATGCCAAAAGATATACAGAAACGAATTTTTAAGAAATTCCTCTGCGAAGTTTGTTGAGGGAATATTTTTTGAGGATATGCCGTTTTTCTTTGAAATCTTTTTGAAAGCTAAAAGAATTTCAATTATCAGAAAGCATTTATATTATCACAGAAAACATTCAAAATCAATTACTGATATCATAGACTGCGATTATTTGGATACCGTTCCGGCAGGCCAGGAACTGATGAGAAGATTTATAGATAACGGATTTTATGATGACTATAAGTTTGATTTGCTTGCATATAAAATCAATGGTCCAAGATTTGCACTTTCCCAGATTGTTGATAAATGCAAGGAGCCTTTATTTAATTTGATTCGTGAGGATTATCTAAAAATTAGGGATTCCAAATATTATGATGACTTTTTGAATGAATTGGGTCCTGTAAAGAAAAAGTTCTTTTTGGATGTTATCCGCTCAAAAAGTTATGATGAGTTTATTTCCATTGATGATTAA
- a CDS encoding alpha/beta fold hydrolase → MKMNYAVEGNGEKTIVFIHGLSDSLEYWRVLSSRLRDDYRIVSYDIRGHGKSLYEPFTIDLLVDDLYNLLLKLCIEKTSLIGFSMGGNIALSFAMKYPDISDRLVIMSSFSECDENLKSKFMELKTAVNNSFEDFYDTIIHYVIMDDVFNRNREVLEIVKRESAKRANLEAIANGIDMGMDLNITGQLGKLDNPTLILAGREDDLISQNLTDIMKDNIKNSSIIVFDDTKHNLLVGENVSEILRLIREFI, encoded by the coding sequence ATGAAAATGAATTATGCTGTTGAAGGAAATGGAGAAAAGACAATAGTATTCATTCATGGGCTAAGCGATAGTCTGGAATATTGGAGAGTGCTCTCTTCAAGGCTTCGGGATGATTATAGGATAGTGTCATATGACATAAGAGGTCATGGAAAGTCTCTGTATGAACCGTTTACAATCGATTTGCTTGTTGATGATTTGTACAATCTGCTTTTAAAGTTATGTATTGAAAAAACCAGTTTGATTGGATTTTCTATGGGAGGCAATATTGCATTGTCATTTGCAATGAAATATCCCGACATTTCAGACAGGCTGGTGATAATGTCCAGCTTCAGCGAATGTGATGAAAATTTGAAATCCAAATTTATGGAGCTTAAAACAGCTGTAAACAATTCTTTTGAAGATTTTTATGATACAATCATTCATTATGTAATTATGGATGATGTCTTCAACAGAAATAGGGAAGTCCTTGAAATAGTCAAAAGGGAATCTGCAAAAAGGGCCAATCTTGAAGCGATAGCCAATGGAATTGACATGGGCATGGATTTGAATATCACAGGACAGTTGGGCAAACTTGACAATCCAACTCTGATTTTAGCTGGCCGTGAAGATGATTTGATTTCACAGAATTTGACTGATATCATGAAAGATAACATTAAAAACTCCAGCATAATTGTTTTTGATGATACAAAGCATAATCTGCTTGTTGGCGAAAATGTCTCTGAAATATTAAGATTGATAAGGGAGTTCATATGA
- a CDS encoding vWA domain-containing protein, producing the protein MVDEKIDIIFLLDRSGSMYGSENDTIGGFNSFIAKQKAQENNTKVTTILFDHGYDVLYKRKNIYEVDDLTRDEYFVRGSTALLDAIGRTIVTLDKEIDNKVLFVITTDGYENSSKEFTKTQIKNMIQNHNWEFIFLGADIDSYDEAASIGIKRSNVANYRKTSKGIHDMYESVDNAVLYCKNDMKLDESWKEKLEE; encoded by the coding sequence ATGGTCGATGAAAAAATAGATATTATATTCTTGTTGGATAGAAGCGGGTCAATGTACGGGTCTGAAAATGATACCATTGGAGGATTCAATTCATTTATCGCAAAGCAAAAGGCTCAGGAAAACAACACTAAGGTAACAACCATACTTTTTGATCATGGATACGATGTACTCTACAAAAGAAAAAACATTTATGAAGTGGATGATTTGACAAGGGATGAATACTTCGTTAGAGGATCCACTGCACTATTGGATGCAATTGGAAGAACAATAGTGACATTGGATAAGGAAATTGACAACAAGGTACTGTTTGTAATCACAACTGACGGATATGAAAATTCATCCAAGGAATTCACAAAAACACAAATCAAGAACATGATTCAAAACCACAACTGGGAATTCATATTTCTGGGTGCCGACATTGATTCATATGATGAGGCTGCAAGCATAGGAATAAAAAGAAGCAATGTTGCAAACTACAGAAAAACGTCAAAAGGAATTCATGACATGTATGAATCTGTTGACAATGCGGTACTTTACTGTAAAAATGATATGAAATTAGATGAGTCCTGGAAAGAAAAATTGGAGGAATAA
- the rbr gene encoding rubrerythrin has product MTDLKGTKTEANLQAAFAGESQAHTKYQYFAAKAKEEGYVQIHDIFMETSKNEREHAKIWYKLLHDEEIPDTIENLNAAADGENEEWTAMYKEFAETAREEGFAKIAFLFEKVGAIEKEHEERYRTLLDTVENETVFAKDEEVEWKCENCGFIFKGPNAPEKCPVCGYPKAHFEQRAQNYK; this is encoded by the coding sequence ATGACTGATTTAAAAGGTACAAAAACTGAAGCAAATTTGCAAGCCGCTTTTGCTGGTGAGTCCCAAGCTCACACCAAGTATCAATACTTTGCTGCAAAAGCTAAAGAAGAAGGTTATGTTCAAATCCATGACATTTTTATGGAAACTTCCAAAAACGAAAGGGAACATGCTAAAATCTGGTATAAACTTTTACATGATGAAGAAATTCCTGACACTATTGAAAACTTAAACGCAGCAGCTGACGGTGAAAACGAAGAATGGACTGCAATGTACAAAGAGTTTGCTGAAACTGCTCGTGAAGAAGGTTTTGCTAAAATCGCTTTCTTGTTTGAAAAAGTAGGTGCAATCGAAAAAGAACATGAAGAAAGATACAGAACTTTACTTGACACCGTTGAAAATGAAACTGTCTTTGCTAAAGATGAAGAAGTTGAATGGAAATGTGAAAACTGTGGATTCATTTTCAAAGGTCCTAATGCACCTGAAAAATGTCCAGTATGCGGATATCCTAAAGCACATTTCGAACAAAGAGCTCAAAATTATAAATAA
- a CDS encoding AAA family ATPase, whose product MSDNWKLCDNCHQKVDETAEVCPYCNHDLSKKDENSINQEINELYEYCELIDNRGVYDENVTPILADYKSSGHSVKEIVQTNLADFLTYLSLNGESFTDKKLIFIRDTLDLDYGIDDLNLILSNNYDNDFKDYLPLSFKIFHENDMFHKDFLNEKNLDGYCSRLFEIYRDLAKAYFKCDYTDPKSYRLFDEYMNGLSHNLSQFKNNYFSNKDSVDENHVSKVLNLLCECEDINNFTADFLAEARTWINLAIDGNSQYERFYDELSKKRPDVVASILMNTDFNLNLDKDSKSDEESKESDESLEELIDELNKLVGLEAVKKEVNSLVNLIQIRKIRKERGMKQPPMSLHLVFSGNPGTGKTTVARLLSKIYKKLGVLSKGHLIETDRSGLVGGYLGQTAIKTQEVIQSAMGGILFIDEAYTLVPKSQNDAYGQEAIDTILKAMEDHRDDLVVIVAGYPALMDNFIHSNPGLESRFNKYIFFDDYNPEELYGIFISMCENSSLILDSKADDYLKGLCEDLYNTRGDNFANGRQIRNIFENVLTSQANRLSGDSDITDEELMTILLEDFE is encoded by the coding sequence TTGTCAGATAATTGGAAACTATGCGATAATTGTCATCAGAAAGTTGATGAAACTGCTGAAGTCTGTCCTTATTGTAATCATGATTTATCAAAAAAAGATGAAAATTCAATAAATCAGGAAATTAATGAATTATATGAATATTGTGAATTGATCGATAATCGTGGGGTTTATGATGAAAATGTTACTCCTATTCTGGCAGACTATAAATCCAGTGGACATTCAGTTAAGGAAATAGTACAGACAAATCTTGCTGACTTTTTGACATATCTTTCATTGAACGGAGAATCATTCACTGACAAGAAATTGATTTTTATAAGGGACACATTGGATTTGGATTATGGCATAGATGATTTGAATTTAATTCTTTCCAATAATTACGATAATGATTTTAAAGATTATCTGCCATTGTCATTTAAGATATTTCATGAAAACGACATGTTCCATAAGGATTTTCTGAATGAAAAGAATCTGGATGGATACTGCAGTAGGCTTTTTGAAATTTACAGGGATTTGGCAAAGGCATATTTCAAATGCGATTATACTGATCCCAAATCATACAGGCTTTTTGATGAGTATATGAACGGGCTGTCGCATAACCTTTCTCAGTTCAAAAACAATTATTTTTCAAACAAGGATAGTGTTGATGAAAATCATGTTTCAAAGGTTTTGAATTTGCTTTGTGAATGTGAAGACATCAATAACTTCACTGCAGACTTTCTGGCTGAGGCAAGAACATGGATTAATCTAGCTATTGACGGCAACAGTCAATATGAAAGATTTTATGATGAATTGTCTAAAAAAAGGCCCGATGTTGTAGCGTCAATACTTATGAACACTGACTTTAATTTGAATTTGGACAAGGACTCAAAGTCTGATGAAGAAAGCAAAGAGAGCGATGAGAGTTTGGAGGAGTTAATAGATGAATTGAATAAATTGGTAGGTCTAGAAGCCGTTAAAAAGGAAGTCAATTCATTGGTTAATCTGATTCAGATAAGAAAAATCAGAAAGGAGCGTGGAATGAAACAGCCACCGATGTCTCTTCATCTTGTGTTTTCAGGTAATCCCGGCACAGGAAAGACAACTGTTGCCCGTCTGCTTTCAAAAATTTATAAAAAACTTGGAGTCTTATCAAAAGGACATCTTATTGAAACTGACAGAAGCGGTTTGGTCGGAGGATATTTGGGCCAGACTGCAATAAAAACCCAGGAAGTTATTCAAAGCGCAATGGGAGGAATACTTTTCATTGATGAAGCATACACTTTAGTTCCAAAAAGTCAGAATGATGCATATGGTCAGGAAGCTATTGATACTATTTTAAAGGCAATGGAAGATCATCGTGATGATTTGGTGGTCATAGTTGCAGGATATCCTGCACTGATGGACAATTTCATACATTCAAATCCCGGTTTGGAGTCAAGATTCAACAAGTATATTTTCTTTGATGATTATAATCCTGAAGAATTGTACGGCATATTCATCAGCATGTGTGAAAATTCAAGTTTAATACTTGATTCAAAGGCTGATGACTATCTTAAGGGATTGTGCGAGGATTTATACAATACCCGTGGTGACAATTTTGCAAACGGTCGCCAAATCAGAAATATCTTTGAAAATGTATTGACATCCCAGGCTAATAGATTGTCTGGAGATTCAGATATTACTGATGAAGAATTAATGACAATTCTTTTAGAAGACTTTGAATGA
- the sstT gene encoding serine/threonine transporter SstT encodes MKKFIKKWTESSLILKIIIGMIIGVILGVFIPKVSIIGLPGTLFVSALKAVAPLLVFVLVASALSKAKSGIASRFKTVIIFYLFSTFIAAIVAVLGSHLFPVGMHLTAASNVSAPSGLEEILTNILTTIFSNPIKSLTEGEYLGILFWSFVFGIALKIVASDNTKNMMEDFANALTIIVRGIIQFAPIGVMGLVFTSVSESGIGIFTQYGQLILLLVVCIGIVALITDPLIVALTLKRNPYPLVFTCLRESGITAFFSRSSAANIPINMRLCERLGLDKDFYSISIPLGATINTEGAAVTITVMTLAVCNTLGIHISLPITIMLCLISTAAACGSSGVAGGSLLLIPMACSMFGIGNDIAMQAVAVGFIIGVIQDSCETALNSSGDALFSATAEYYDRMKRGEDMKFLGEFAK; translated from the coding sequence ATGAAAAAATTTATTAAAAAATGGACTGAAAGCAGTCTAATACTAAAAATAATTATTGGAATGATTATTGGTGTTATTTTAGGAGTTTTCATTCCAAAAGTTTCAATAATTGGCCTACCTGGAACTCTATTTGTAAGTGCACTCAAAGCAGTGGCTCCGCTTCTTGTCTTTGTGTTGGTTGCATCTGCACTATCCAAAGCAAAAAGTGGAATTGCGAGCAGATTTAAAACAGTCATCATTTTCTATCTCTTCAGTACTTTCATAGCTGCAATAGTTGCTGTTTTAGGAAGCCATCTTTTTCCGGTCGGAATGCACCTTACTGCTGCAAGTAATGTATCAGCACCAAGTGGCCTTGAAGAAATTCTAACAAACATACTGACAACAATCTTTTCAAATCCTATAAAGTCATTAACCGAAGGGGAATATCTGGGAATCCTATTCTGGTCTTTTGTATTTGGAATAGCTCTTAAGATTGTAGCAAGTGACAATACAAAAAATATGATGGAAGATTTTGCAAACGCCCTGACCATAATAGTAAGAGGAATAATACAGTTTGCTCCTATAGGAGTAATGGGACTTGTTTTTACTTCCGTTTCAGAAAGCGGAATAGGTATATTTACCCAATACGGCCAGCTAATACTATTACTTGTAGTATGTATTGGAATTGTTGCACTGATTACAGATCCGTTAATTGTAGCATTAACCCTAAAGCGCAACCCTTATCCTCTCGTATTCACATGCCTTAGGGAAAGTGGTATTACTGCATTTTTTTCCAGAAGTTCAGCAGCAAACATTCCAATTAACATGAGGCTATGTGAAAGACTGGGATTGGATAAGGATTTCTACTCAATAAGTATTCCTTTAGGCGCTACAATAAACACAGAAGGTGCTGCAGTTACGATTACAGTAATGACATTAGCAGTCTGCAATACACTGGGAATACACATATCACTACCAATTACAATAATGTTATGCCTAATTTCAACAGCGGCAGCATGCGGCTCATCCGGTGTGGCTGGTGGATCATTACTGCTTATTCCAATGGCATGCTCAATGTTCGGTATCGGTAATGACATTGCAATGCAGGCGGTTGCGGTTGGATTTATTATTGGTGTGATTCAGGATTCATGCGAAACTGCACTTAATTCAAGTGGAGACGCACTTTTCTCTGCAACAGCAGAATACTACGATAGAATGAAACGTGGAGAAGATATGAAATTTTTAGGAGAATTTGCGAAATAG